A single region of the Eleginops maclovinus isolate JMC-PN-2008 ecotype Puerto Natales chromosome 4, JC_Emac_rtc_rv5, whole genome shotgun sequence genome encodes:
- the ric3a gene encoding protein RIC-3 translates to MSITTCQKVTLISCSVLCISLFLPRMLLPRAKKEMGRPEVGPGYYPPVIHQLSLPEDPERWGVDPSVYSLTHSAEVMAKFKGMGQGKKHNLMGQVIPIYGFGILLYIVYIIYKLTIKNNTTKSRDYTTVSYCKANMENKIKPDVELVRLKQKLLRTEKKMERIVSGKSRGSGSGRSKKSKTSMSKKEEKLLKQLRQISLMIQEGRMEAATPEMEAEETSYCSDWEGYPEETYPEYDEPCKSRELDIFTLEVPTYQPTAEALAERMEQEEEEMNLRKLSVVEEEDEEAEEEEEEDEEDEEDEEEEEDVEDKEEEVDEIEEGIEQYFEEEEEEEEEEEEEERKRTRKRQISFNEHKDVFHYPREDAYKEEEEGEEEEEEEEEDDEEEVGEEGEGTEVEEEELDEEDPLMEAESLQFSCEGGPNPEEEAEEFNEEYLLLLESVGDEGLIHADMPQEVGVSGLRMRNRRET, encoded by the exons ATGTCTATAACAACTTGCCAGAAGGTTACTCTTATATCATGCTCTGTTCTCTGTATTTCTCTCTTCCTGCCCAGAATGCTTTTACCCAGAGCGAAAAAGGAGATGGGACGGCCTGAGG TTGGACCCGGGTACTACCCTCCTGTGATTCATCAGCTGTCATTGCCAGAGGACCCAGAGCGCTGGGGTGTGGATCCTTCTGTGTACTCATTGACACACAGTGCTGAGGTCATGGCGAAATTCAAAGGCATGGGACAAGGCAAAAAACACAACCTGATGGGTCAAGTGATACCCATATACGGCTTTGGGATactactttacattgtttaTATAATCTATAAG CTGACAATTAAGAACAATACTACTAAATCAAGGGACTACACTACAGTATCCTACTGTAAGgcaaacatggaaaataaaatta AACCCGATGTTGAGCTTGTTAGGCTTAAGCAGAAGCTTCTGCGAACAGAAAAGAAGATGGAGAGGATTGTCTCAGGGAAGAGTCGTGGTTCTGGGAG TGGAAGAAGTAAGAAGAGTAAAACTTCGATGtcaaagaaggaagaaaaattACTCAAGCAACTCAGACAGATCTCACTGATGATACAAGAGGGCCGGATGGAGGCAGCCACCCCAGAGATGGAGGCTGAGGAGACCTCCTACTGTTCAGACTGGGAAG GTTACCCAGAGGAGACCTACCCAGAGTATGATGAGCCCTGTAAAAGCCGTGAGTTGGACATCTTTACGCTGGAGGTACCCACCTACCAGCCCACCGCCGAGGCCCTTGCAGAGAGGATGgagcaagaggaggaagagatgaacTTAAGGAAACTATCTGTAgtggaagaagaggatgaagaggcagaggaggaggaggaagaggatgaagaggacgaagaggatgaagaggaagaagaggacgttgAGGATAAAGAGGAAGAAGTGGATGAAATAGAGGAAGGGATAGAGCAGTActttgaggaggaggaggaggaggaggaggaggaggaggaggaggagaggaagaggacgaggaagag GCAGATTAGCTTTAATGAACACAAAGATGTGTTTCACTACCCTAGAGAGGATGCTtataaagaagaggaagaaggggaagaagaggaagaagaggaggaagaggatgacgaAGAGGAGGTGGGGGAAGAGGGTGAGGggacagaggtggaagaggaggaattGGATGAGGAAGATCCATTGATGGAGGCAGAGAGCCTGCAATTCAGCTGTGAGGGTGGTCCCAACCCAGAGGAGGAAGCTGAGGAGTTTAATGAAGAGTACCTGTTATTGTTAGAGTCTGTGGGGGATGAAGGTCTTATACATGCTGACATGCCTCAAGAAGTCGGGGTGAGTGGGCTGAGGATGCGGAACAGG